One region of Rana temporaria chromosome 9, aRanTem1.1, whole genome shotgun sequence genomic DNA includes:
- the MON1B gene encoding vacuolar fusion protein MON1 homolog B isoform X4 encodes MSAPQENKSPVNSVDPPLPSFVVNTFKNEVPDGQQTRIAQIEPPDLTLGLDEQCQTVNAQDGSALLLQGVSEEAHHCYSVEHREDPKAAGITSQEPLESSNIITADKEEQFVNTLEHCTLMEECLKKTPDGLASKDHEVGSVDSDSSRAEMHEELEHTSLVVGDMDKENGMPSIVLNENLPPQSALITSDRNSELDDVSSAHYNLKRSSDISSECSRETSLVDSADVGFFEDPEAGNVGAEYESDLKEPSDSASTDILLEESLDFPGISSVVETVTPEVSPPTTPIQREEDVSTESWRIKRRHVFVLSEAGKPIYSRYGNEEALSSTMGVMMALVSFVQSGDNSIRSIHSENQKVVFLQQGPLVLVSVSRSPQSDEQLRLDLLYVYYQIISMLTQASVARIFEKKKNYDLRRLLAGSEKILDSLLDLLDTDPGFLLGAVQCLALPSQLRDSLSSILTKAITNNLVFSILVADHQLVTVVQERAVIEDCRLDPADLHLLLNLIGASSAFQAGEIWTPICLPRFNPDGYFYAYISYLDPQCTVCLVLLSTDKESFYAVSGCKSKIQEAMKAQNSLQALAGALRCCSYSVSLVGVPELLHFIYKPLDIPDIYRQLPQFTSPEPDGPYSSEEEKQRLFDLYRYLHCRMHSSARPLRLIYHVAEKETMLAWVTSKFELYTTFSSLVTKVGAINVITKLLRWIKREEDRLFIRYPPKYSTTPLPGKGGKASRTDRTDPSQNGFFTGL; translated from the exons ctCCTCAAGAGAACAAGAGTCCAGTCAATTCTGTTGATCCGCCTCTACCATCTTTCGTTGTCAACACATTCAAGAATGAGGTCCCCGATGGCCAACAAACAAGAATTGCCCAAATTGAGCCTCCGGATCTAACTCTAGGTTTAGACGAGCAGTGTCAGACTGTAAATGCACAAGATGGGTCAGCTCTTCTGCTTCAGGGTGTTTCCGAAGAAGCACACCACTGTTATTCTGTAGAGCATAGAGAAGACCCCAAGGCAGCAGGCATTACTTCTCAAGAACCTTTAGAATCTAGTAACATTATTACTGCAGATAAAGAGGAGCAGTTTGTAAACACTCTTGAGCACTGCACTTTAATGGAGGAATGCTTGAAGAAAACACCTGATGGTCTCGCTTCAAAAGATCATGAGGTGGGTAGTGTAGACAGTGACTCAAGTAGGGCAGAAATGCATGAAGAATTAGAGCACACCTCCTTAGTAGTGGGTGATATGGACAAGGAAAATGGAATGCCTAGTATTGTGCTTAATGAGAACTTGCCACCACAGTCTGCACTAATTACCTCAGACAGGAATTCGGAACTGGATGACGTGTCCTCAGCACATTATAACTTGAAACGGTCTTCTGATATTTCCAGCGAGTGTTCTAGAGAAACGTCACTTGTGGATTCTGCTGATGTAGGATTTTTTGAGGATCCAGAAGCTGGTAATGTAGGTGCAGAATATGAGAGTGACCTCAAGGAACCAAGTGATTCTGCTTCCACTGACATTTTGTTGGAGGAGTCTTTAGATTTCCCAGGCATTTCTTCAGTGGTCGAAACTGTCACTCCTGAGGTATCGCCACCTACTACCCCAATTCAGCGTGAGGAAGATGTTTCTACAGAGAGCTGGCGAATCAAACGGAGGCATGTCTTTGTCCTGAGTGAGGCGGGAAAGCCCATTTACTCACGTTACGGTAACGAGGAGGCTCTGTCTTCCACCATGGGTGTCATGATGGCGCTGGTCAGTTTTGTACAGAGCGGTGATAACTCAATCCGGTCTATCCATTCAG AGAATCAGAAAGTTGTCTTCCTGCAGCAGGGACCCCTGGTATTGGTGTCAGTATCCCGTTCCCCTCAGTCGGATGAGCAGCTAAGACTGGACCTTCTTTATGTTTACTACCAGATAATTAGCATGTTAACTCAGGCCAGCGTAGCTCGAATCTTTGAAAAGAAGAAGAATTACGACCTGCGGCGTCTCCTTGCTGGCTCAGAGAAAATCCTGGACAGCTTGCTGGACTTGTTAGACACTGACCCTGGTTTTCTGTTGGGTGCTGTGCAATGCCTGGCCTTACCCAGCCAGCTCCGTGATTCCTTGAGCTCCATACTGACTAAGGCCATCACCAACAATCTGGTGTTTTCCATATTGGTGGCTGACCATCAGCTGGTCACTGTAGTACAGGAACGGGCTGTCATTGAGGACTGTCGCCTGGATCCTGCTGACCTTCATCTTCTACTGAACCTAATCGGGGCCTCCTCAGCTTTCCAAGCCGGTGAGATCTGGACTCCCATCTGCCTCCCACGCTTCAACCCTGATGGCTACTTTTATGCCTACATCTCCTACTTGGATCCCCAGTGCACAGTGTGTTTGGTGCTGCTGTCCACTGACAAAGAGTCCTTCTATGCCGTATCTGGTTGCAAGTCAAAGATCCAAGAGGCCATGAAGGCCCAGAACTCTTTGCAGGCTCTAGCTGGTGCGTTGCGGTGCTGCTCATATAGTGTGTCTCTTGTGGGTGTGCCAGAGCTATTGCACTTTATATACAAACCCCTGGACATCCCGGATATCTACCGACAACTTCCTCAATTTACCAG ccCTGAGCCCGATGGCCCATATTCCAGTGAGGAGGAGAAGCAAAGACTGTTTGACCTCTACCGTTATCTTCATTGCCGGATGCACAGCTCAGCAAGACCACTGCGTCTGATTTACCATGTGGCGGAGAAAGAAACAATGCTAGCATGG GTCACCAGCAAATTTGAACTGTACACAACGTTCAGCTCTTTAGTGACTAAAGTGGGCGCCATTAATGTCATCACCAAACTCCTCCGTTGGATCAAGAGAGAGGAAGACCGCCTATTCATAAGATATCCACCAAAATATTCCACGACTCCTCTACCCGGCAAAGGTGGGAAAGCAAGCCGAACAGATAGGACTGACCCTTCCCAGAATGGCTTCTTCACTGGTCTTTAG
- the MON1B gene encoding vacuolar fusion protein MON1 homolog B isoform X2, which translates to MQLPALMLGDIRDVGTMAEESELPSLEQLREEEQQRAPQENKSPVNSVDPPLPSFVVNTFKNEVPDGQQTRIAQIEPPDLTLGLDEQCQTVNAQDGSALLLQGVSEEAHHCYSVEHREDPKAAGITSQEPLESSNIITADKEEQFVNTLEHCTLMEECLKKTPDGLASKDHEVGSVDSDSSRAEMHEELEHTSLVVGDMDKENGMPSIVLNENLPPQSALITSDRNSELDDVSSAHYNLKRSSDISSECSRETSLVDSADVGFFEDPEAGNVGAEYESDLKEPSDSASTDILLEESLDFPGISSVVETVTPEVSPPTTPIQREEDVSTESWRIKRRHVFVLSEAGKPIYSRYGNEEALSSTMGVMMALVSFVQSGDNSIRSIHSENQKVVFLQQGPLVLVSVSRSPQSDEQLRLDLLYVYYQIISMLTQASVARIFEKKKNYDLRRLLAGSEKILDSLLDLLDTDPGFLLGAVQCLALPSQLRDSLSSILTKAITNNLVFSILVADHQLVTVVQERAVIEDCRLDPADLHLLLNLIGASSAFQAGEIWTPICLPRFNPDGYFYAYISYLDPQCTVCLVLLSTDKESFYAVSGCKSKIQEAMKAQNSLQALAGALRCCSYSVSLVGVPELLHFIYKPLDIPDIYRQLPQFTSPEPDGPYSSEEEKQRLFDLYRYLHCRMHSSARPLRLIYHVAEKETMLAWVTSKFELYTTFSSLVTKVGAINVITKLLRWIKREEDRLFIRYPPKYSTTPLPGKGGKASRTDRTDPSQNGFFTGL; encoded by the exons GAGACATCAGAGATGTGGGGACGATGGCTGAGGAATCGGAATTGCCAAGTCTAGAGCAGCTCAGAGAAGAGGAGCAGCAGAGAG ctCCTCAAGAGAACAAGAGTCCAGTCAATTCTGTTGATCCGCCTCTACCATCTTTCGTTGTCAACACATTCAAGAATGAGGTCCCCGATGGCCAACAAACAAGAATTGCCCAAATTGAGCCTCCGGATCTAACTCTAGGTTTAGACGAGCAGTGTCAGACTGTAAATGCACAAGATGGGTCAGCTCTTCTGCTTCAGGGTGTTTCCGAAGAAGCACACCACTGTTATTCTGTAGAGCATAGAGAAGACCCCAAGGCAGCAGGCATTACTTCTCAAGAACCTTTAGAATCTAGTAACATTATTACTGCAGATAAAGAGGAGCAGTTTGTAAACACTCTTGAGCACTGCACTTTAATGGAGGAATGCTTGAAGAAAACACCTGATGGTCTCGCTTCAAAAGATCATGAGGTGGGTAGTGTAGACAGTGACTCAAGTAGGGCAGAAATGCATGAAGAATTAGAGCACACCTCCTTAGTAGTGGGTGATATGGACAAGGAAAATGGAATGCCTAGTATTGTGCTTAATGAGAACTTGCCACCACAGTCTGCACTAATTACCTCAGACAGGAATTCGGAACTGGATGACGTGTCCTCAGCACATTATAACTTGAAACGGTCTTCTGATATTTCCAGCGAGTGTTCTAGAGAAACGTCACTTGTGGATTCTGCTGATGTAGGATTTTTTGAGGATCCAGAAGCTGGTAATGTAGGTGCAGAATATGAGAGTGACCTCAAGGAACCAAGTGATTCTGCTTCCACTGACATTTTGTTGGAGGAGTCTTTAGATTTCCCAGGCATTTCTTCAGTGGTCGAAACTGTCACTCCTGAGGTATCGCCACCTACTACCCCAATTCAGCGTGAGGAAGATGTTTCTACAGAGAGCTGGCGAATCAAACGGAGGCATGTCTTTGTCCTGAGTGAGGCGGGAAAGCCCATTTACTCACGTTACGGTAACGAGGAGGCTCTGTCTTCCACCATGGGTGTCATGATGGCGCTGGTCAGTTTTGTACAGAGCGGTGATAACTCAATCCGGTCTATCCATTCAG AGAATCAGAAAGTTGTCTTCCTGCAGCAGGGACCCCTGGTATTGGTGTCAGTATCCCGTTCCCCTCAGTCGGATGAGCAGCTAAGACTGGACCTTCTTTATGTTTACTACCAGATAATTAGCATGTTAACTCAGGCCAGCGTAGCTCGAATCTTTGAAAAGAAGAAGAATTACGACCTGCGGCGTCTCCTTGCTGGCTCAGAGAAAATCCTGGACAGCTTGCTGGACTTGTTAGACACTGACCCTGGTTTTCTGTTGGGTGCTGTGCAATGCCTGGCCTTACCCAGCCAGCTCCGTGATTCCTTGAGCTCCATACTGACTAAGGCCATCACCAACAATCTGGTGTTTTCCATATTGGTGGCTGACCATCAGCTGGTCACTGTAGTACAGGAACGGGCTGTCATTGAGGACTGTCGCCTGGATCCTGCTGACCTTCATCTTCTACTGAACCTAATCGGGGCCTCCTCAGCTTTCCAAGCCGGTGAGATCTGGACTCCCATCTGCCTCCCACGCTTCAACCCTGATGGCTACTTTTATGCCTACATCTCCTACTTGGATCCCCAGTGCACAGTGTGTTTGGTGCTGCTGTCCACTGACAAAGAGTCCTTCTATGCCGTATCTGGTTGCAAGTCAAAGATCCAAGAGGCCATGAAGGCCCAGAACTCTTTGCAGGCTCTAGCTGGTGCGTTGCGGTGCTGCTCATATAGTGTGTCTCTTGTGGGTGTGCCAGAGCTATTGCACTTTATATACAAACCCCTGGACATCCCGGATATCTACCGACAACTTCCTCAATTTACCAG ccCTGAGCCCGATGGCCCATATTCCAGTGAGGAGGAGAAGCAAAGACTGTTTGACCTCTACCGTTATCTTCATTGCCGGATGCACAGCTCAGCAAGACCACTGCGTCTGATTTACCATGTGGCGGAGAAAGAAACAATGCTAGCATGG GTCACCAGCAAATTTGAACTGTACACAACGTTCAGCTCTTTAGTGACTAAAGTGGGCGCCATTAATGTCATCACCAAACTCCTCCGTTGGATCAAGAGAGAGGAAGACCGCCTATTCATAAGATATCCACCAAAATATTCCACGACTCCTCTACCCGGCAAAGGTGGGAAAGCAAGCCGAACAGATAGGACTGACCCTTCCCAGAATGGCTTCTTCACTGGTCTTTAG
- the MON1B gene encoding vacuolar fusion protein MON1 homolog B isoform X1: MNYLYCKFVFLKGLSTQKVWLDYTELVSVARIRKYSGDIRDVGTMAEESELPSLEQLREEEQQRAPQENKSPVNSVDPPLPSFVVNTFKNEVPDGQQTRIAQIEPPDLTLGLDEQCQTVNAQDGSALLLQGVSEEAHHCYSVEHREDPKAAGITSQEPLESSNIITADKEEQFVNTLEHCTLMEECLKKTPDGLASKDHEVGSVDSDSSRAEMHEELEHTSLVVGDMDKENGMPSIVLNENLPPQSALITSDRNSELDDVSSAHYNLKRSSDISSECSRETSLVDSADVGFFEDPEAGNVGAEYESDLKEPSDSASTDILLEESLDFPGISSVVETVTPEVSPPTTPIQREEDVSTESWRIKRRHVFVLSEAGKPIYSRYGNEEALSSTMGVMMALVSFVQSGDNSIRSIHSENQKVVFLQQGPLVLVSVSRSPQSDEQLRLDLLYVYYQIISMLTQASVARIFEKKKNYDLRRLLAGSEKILDSLLDLLDTDPGFLLGAVQCLALPSQLRDSLSSILTKAITNNLVFSILVADHQLVTVVQERAVIEDCRLDPADLHLLLNLIGASSAFQAGEIWTPICLPRFNPDGYFYAYISYLDPQCTVCLVLLSTDKESFYAVSGCKSKIQEAMKAQNSLQALAGALRCCSYSVSLVGVPELLHFIYKPLDIPDIYRQLPQFTSPEPDGPYSSEEEKQRLFDLYRYLHCRMHSSARPLRLIYHVAEKETMLAWVTSKFELYTTFSSLVTKVGAINVITKLLRWIKREEDRLFIRYPPKYSTTPLPGKGGKASRTDRTDPSQNGFFTGL, from the exons ATGAATTACCTGTACTGTAAGTTTGTGTTTTTAAAGGGTCTGTCTACCCAAAAGGTTTGGTTGGATTACACTGAACTTGTCTCTGTTGCCAGGATTAGGAAGTATAGTG GAGACATCAGAGATGTGGGGACGATGGCTGAGGAATCGGAATTGCCAAGTCTAGAGCAGCTCAGAGAAGAGGAGCAGCAGAGAG ctCCTCAAGAGAACAAGAGTCCAGTCAATTCTGTTGATCCGCCTCTACCATCTTTCGTTGTCAACACATTCAAGAATGAGGTCCCCGATGGCCAACAAACAAGAATTGCCCAAATTGAGCCTCCGGATCTAACTCTAGGTTTAGACGAGCAGTGTCAGACTGTAAATGCACAAGATGGGTCAGCTCTTCTGCTTCAGGGTGTTTCCGAAGAAGCACACCACTGTTATTCTGTAGAGCATAGAGAAGACCCCAAGGCAGCAGGCATTACTTCTCAAGAACCTTTAGAATCTAGTAACATTATTACTGCAGATAAAGAGGAGCAGTTTGTAAACACTCTTGAGCACTGCACTTTAATGGAGGAATGCTTGAAGAAAACACCTGATGGTCTCGCTTCAAAAGATCATGAGGTGGGTAGTGTAGACAGTGACTCAAGTAGGGCAGAAATGCATGAAGAATTAGAGCACACCTCCTTAGTAGTGGGTGATATGGACAAGGAAAATGGAATGCCTAGTATTGTGCTTAATGAGAACTTGCCACCACAGTCTGCACTAATTACCTCAGACAGGAATTCGGAACTGGATGACGTGTCCTCAGCACATTATAACTTGAAACGGTCTTCTGATATTTCCAGCGAGTGTTCTAGAGAAACGTCACTTGTGGATTCTGCTGATGTAGGATTTTTTGAGGATCCAGAAGCTGGTAATGTAGGTGCAGAATATGAGAGTGACCTCAAGGAACCAAGTGATTCTGCTTCCACTGACATTTTGTTGGAGGAGTCTTTAGATTTCCCAGGCATTTCTTCAGTGGTCGAAACTGTCACTCCTGAGGTATCGCCACCTACTACCCCAATTCAGCGTGAGGAAGATGTTTCTACAGAGAGCTGGCGAATCAAACGGAGGCATGTCTTTGTCCTGAGTGAGGCGGGAAAGCCCATTTACTCACGTTACGGTAACGAGGAGGCTCTGTCTTCCACCATGGGTGTCATGATGGCGCTGGTCAGTTTTGTACAGAGCGGTGATAACTCAATCCGGTCTATCCATTCAG AGAATCAGAAAGTTGTCTTCCTGCAGCAGGGACCCCTGGTATTGGTGTCAGTATCCCGTTCCCCTCAGTCGGATGAGCAGCTAAGACTGGACCTTCTTTATGTTTACTACCAGATAATTAGCATGTTAACTCAGGCCAGCGTAGCTCGAATCTTTGAAAAGAAGAAGAATTACGACCTGCGGCGTCTCCTTGCTGGCTCAGAGAAAATCCTGGACAGCTTGCTGGACTTGTTAGACACTGACCCTGGTTTTCTGTTGGGTGCTGTGCAATGCCTGGCCTTACCCAGCCAGCTCCGTGATTCCTTGAGCTCCATACTGACTAAGGCCATCACCAACAATCTGGTGTTTTCCATATTGGTGGCTGACCATCAGCTGGTCACTGTAGTACAGGAACGGGCTGTCATTGAGGACTGTCGCCTGGATCCTGCTGACCTTCATCTTCTACTGAACCTAATCGGGGCCTCCTCAGCTTTCCAAGCCGGTGAGATCTGGACTCCCATCTGCCTCCCACGCTTCAACCCTGATGGCTACTTTTATGCCTACATCTCCTACTTGGATCCCCAGTGCACAGTGTGTTTGGTGCTGCTGTCCACTGACAAAGAGTCCTTCTATGCCGTATCTGGTTGCAAGTCAAAGATCCAAGAGGCCATGAAGGCCCAGAACTCTTTGCAGGCTCTAGCTGGTGCGTTGCGGTGCTGCTCATATAGTGTGTCTCTTGTGGGTGTGCCAGAGCTATTGCACTTTATATACAAACCCCTGGACATCCCGGATATCTACCGACAACTTCCTCAATTTACCAG ccCTGAGCCCGATGGCCCATATTCCAGTGAGGAGGAGAAGCAAAGACTGTTTGACCTCTACCGTTATCTTCATTGCCGGATGCACAGCTCAGCAAGACCACTGCGTCTGATTTACCATGTGGCGGAGAAAGAAACAATGCTAGCATGG GTCACCAGCAAATTTGAACTGTACACAACGTTCAGCTCTTTAGTGACTAAAGTGGGCGCCATTAATGTCATCACCAAACTCCTCCGTTGGATCAAGAGAGAGGAAGACCGCCTATTCATAAGATATCCACCAAAATATTCCACGACTCCTCTACCCGGCAAAGGTGGGAAAGCAAGCCGAACAGATAGGACTGACCCTTCCCAGAATGGCTTCTTCACTGGTCTTTAG
- the MON1B gene encoding vacuolar fusion protein MON1 homolog B isoform X3, with protein MSGDIRDVGTMAEESELPSLEQLREEEQQRAPQENKSPVNSVDPPLPSFVVNTFKNEVPDGQQTRIAQIEPPDLTLGLDEQCQTVNAQDGSALLLQGVSEEAHHCYSVEHREDPKAAGITSQEPLESSNIITADKEEQFVNTLEHCTLMEECLKKTPDGLASKDHEVGSVDSDSSRAEMHEELEHTSLVVGDMDKENGMPSIVLNENLPPQSALITSDRNSELDDVSSAHYNLKRSSDISSECSRETSLVDSADVGFFEDPEAGNVGAEYESDLKEPSDSASTDILLEESLDFPGISSVVETVTPEVSPPTTPIQREEDVSTESWRIKRRHVFVLSEAGKPIYSRYGNEEALSSTMGVMMALVSFVQSGDNSIRSIHSENQKVVFLQQGPLVLVSVSRSPQSDEQLRLDLLYVYYQIISMLTQASVARIFEKKKNYDLRRLLAGSEKILDSLLDLLDTDPGFLLGAVQCLALPSQLRDSLSSILTKAITNNLVFSILVADHQLVTVVQERAVIEDCRLDPADLHLLLNLIGASSAFQAGEIWTPICLPRFNPDGYFYAYISYLDPQCTVCLVLLSTDKESFYAVSGCKSKIQEAMKAQNSLQALAGALRCCSYSVSLVGVPELLHFIYKPLDIPDIYRQLPQFTSPEPDGPYSSEEEKQRLFDLYRYLHCRMHSSARPLRLIYHVAEKETMLAWVTSKFELYTTFSSLVTKVGAINVITKLLRWIKREEDRLFIRYPPKYSTTPLPGKGGKASRTDRTDPSQNGFFTGL; from the exons GAGACATCAGAGATGTGGGGACGATGGCTGAGGAATCGGAATTGCCAAGTCTAGAGCAGCTCAGAGAAGAGGAGCAGCAGAGAG ctCCTCAAGAGAACAAGAGTCCAGTCAATTCTGTTGATCCGCCTCTACCATCTTTCGTTGTCAACACATTCAAGAATGAGGTCCCCGATGGCCAACAAACAAGAATTGCCCAAATTGAGCCTCCGGATCTAACTCTAGGTTTAGACGAGCAGTGTCAGACTGTAAATGCACAAGATGGGTCAGCTCTTCTGCTTCAGGGTGTTTCCGAAGAAGCACACCACTGTTATTCTGTAGAGCATAGAGAAGACCCCAAGGCAGCAGGCATTACTTCTCAAGAACCTTTAGAATCTAGTAACATTATTACTGCAGATAAAGAGGAGCAGTTTGTAAACACTCTTGAGCACTGCACTTTAATGGAGGAATGCTTGAAGAAAACACCTGATGGTCTCGCTTCAAAAGATCATGAGGTGGGTAGTGTAGACAGTGACTCAAGTAGGGCAGAAATGCATGAAGAATTAGAGCACACCTCCTTAGTAGTGGGTGATATGGACAAGGAAAATGGAATGCCTAGTATTGTGCTTAATGAGAACTTGCCACCACAGTCTGCACTAATTACCTCAGACAGGAATTCGGAACTGGATGACGTGTCCTCAGCACATTATAACTTGAAACGGTCTTCTGATATTTCCAGCGAGTGTTCTAGAGAAACGTCACTTGTGGATTCTGCTGATGTAGGATTTTTTGAGGATCCAGAAGCTGGTAATGTAGGTGCAGAATATGAGAGTGACCTCAAGGAACCAAGTGATTCTGCTTCCACTGACATTTTGTTGGAGGAGTCTTTAGATTTCCCAGGCATTTCTTCAGTGGTCGAAACTGTCACTCCTGAGGTATCGCCACCTACTACCCCAATTCAGCGTGAGGAAGATGTTTCTACAGAGAGCTGGCGAATCAAACGGAGGCATGTCTTTGTCCTGAGTGAGGCGGGAAAGCCCATTTACTCACGTTACGGTAACGAGGAGGCTCTGTCTTCCACCATGGGTGTCATGATGGCGCTGGTCAGTTTTGTACAGAGCGGTGATAACTCAATCCGGTCTATCCATTCAG AGAATCAGAAAGTTGTCTTCCTGCAGCAGGGACCCCTGGTATTGGTGTCAGTATCCCGTTCCCCTCAGTCGGATGAGCAGCTAAGACTGGACCTTCTTTATGTTTACTACCAGATAATTAGCATGTTAACTCAGGCCAGCGTAGCTCGAATCTTTGAAAAGAAGAAGAATTACGACCTGCGGCGTCTCCTTGCTGGCTCAGAGAAAATCCTGGACAGCTTGCTGGACTTGTTAGACACTGACCCTGGTTTTCTGTTGGGTGCTGTGCAATGCCTGGCCTTACCCAGCCAGCTCCGTGATTCCTTGAGCTCCATACTGACTAAGGCCATCACCAACAATCTGGTGTTTTCCATATTGGTGGCTGACCATCAGCTGGTCACTGTAGTACAGGAACGGGCTGTCATTGAGGACTGTCGCCTGGATCCTGCTGACCTTCATCTTCTACTGAACCTAATCGGGGCCTCCTCAGCTTTCCAAGCCGGTGAGATCTGGACTCCCATCTGCCTCCCACGCTTCAACCCTGATGGCTACTTTTATGCCTACATCTCCTACTTGGATCCCCAGTGCACAGTGTGTTTGGTGCTGCTGTCCACTGACAAAGAGTCCTTCTATGCCGTATCTGGTTGCAAGTCAAAGATCCAAGAGGCCATGAAGGCCCAGAACTCTTTGCAGGCTCTAGCTGGTGCGTTGCGGTGCTGCTCATATAGTGTGTCTCTTGTGGGTGTGCCAGAGCTATTGCACTTTATATACAAACCCCTGGACATCCCGGATATCTACCGACAACTTCCTCAATTTACCAG ccCTGAGCCCGATGGCCCATATTCCAGTGAGGAGGAGAAGCAAAGACTGTTTGACCTCTACCGTTATCTTCATTGCCGGATGCACAGCTCAGCAAGACCACTGCGTCTGATTTACCATGTGGCGGAGAAAGAAACAATGCTAGCATGG GTCACCAGCAAATTTGAACTGTACACAACGTTCAGCTCTTTAGTGACTAAAGTGGGCGCCATTAATGTCATCACCAAACTCCTCCGTTGGATCAAGAGAGAGGAAGACCGCCTATTCATAAGATATCCACCAAAATATTCCACGACTCCTCTACCCGGCAAAGGTGGGAAAGCAAGCCGAACAGATAGGACTGACCCTTCCCAGAATGGCTTCTTCACTGGTCTTTAG